The following are encoded together in the Cetobacterium ceti genome:
- a CDS encoding FtsK/SpoIIIE domain-containing protein, which translates to MNYYIDTVTALIQEQLSQNKNGKTLIRLENFNSLDFYFQLGNILENFSKENNIQLLIKLSKNKFEYFKEDSPKEIINSFIEKNWVDTYNQMTLWRNEIILNSSLVLLLGTEEIEDRGGLEDFFKITPETLDLNIKENYHKIFEEKFSKILAGNEKIIDSFYRTIFSVYPKNIFKISSFVDSLNEKEFFTMDKLIEKLFSSLYEWWGIPNFSFSKTLSRTHLKNKNKIKELETAINFKERKMFRNLSKPQLAKFQKKIEEYKSEEDFSPYYSYEDLSSDLINYIVGRNIEVIKENLFQVDFNIIKNILDLKITTPKSKTIDKTIYLKGEPIFVFYEAINQGLKNYLSNKDESLDISNIYIDITEVGVANCGDGEEKENTIYNFWNNLCKNIKGLKTFINKSELFQFPINYYEKEEFFEIDDLHILKEKKIITKLSPSKSYSHLDINIIIEDVEENRILYKFQWKFTSLDSWFMNFSQFTEDFLEKIKAKGSFYIPIFEMEKIDNLSQNSNDGNEFFNFIEKNQSNNSYNILESHNIPEFLEDDLTHFGKMTFSLINDLIYLGFYNLVNNNLILDYINKYKKILNLCLKEPIEASEMEKKEFFRIFLYAFTYVNNYKSLLRDEVPTNALTSPLHPALLEKLSERLIFIKDALEDNSPMDKITNLTTIDSTLDILLGKDSYLITKKSFGNYSLMTPFKENDALEKRLDFNSILKRENALTEDNDSDLSASEKSKYFQDIVQKYIDIFPSSMDGLKLGFINPEELEPIVKCIWDINNILDLEINISLYIYIKEENIGGKSYFVHWINALCDKFKKLQIQVYYTTHCDLDNLNSNLNSYLPEDMDIIFISEALTDSDLKFSEVQKIQIDGLENKFPMVYKPLPFNSSNFKREIEITQNQFQVATLHSKLINKYKNNINSSVELEKSLLKEFKLKDSMKVILSEIKKKGNWIVSMDKGIDKQLLQALDSWDILSIATGKGNSGELNIVIGAGRNQLENIKNKLENRITHLFSNLKYTEGSIDNILKNCFDYIHKLDGINILKTMSLDNTQINNYIGYLMTYMEMEKNEKNWGLIPLDLYTHWFNGVDNRPDYLGITYEFKDNKLYLTCNIIECKVAKKNQVHINKASDQIKAGYSALIKNFDPKIKNLEKRYWLLQLYKAFVYCMSTNNDEDYTKLTEELFLILNGEFEINWKGSVYTYWLNGDDFEKRETSLISTDFPITHYEFPKNIFGKFKIEVLEEEERKEKVIPTMVAEEIKNTTYDREIKNRIKNALLPNNNIEHLELEREYANEMLIKLCKFYNDKKCEVDPGDFLIGPSIIRLRIKLPTSTSFVDIQKKAIDLKLNLRLDKNPHIFPDKDGFVSIDIPRKEQGIIRLEDILPLEEDFKDSLKFILGINEEGKPIWVDLSDSNTTHLLVAGASGGGKSVLLNSIIINIMSNYTPDEVKFIFIDPKYVEMGMYNDSPFLYREIITDIENAIETLEELTQEMDERYKEFAKYRVKDIASYNKIANKKIPRIVVVFDEYADFMEEKEYREDLEKCLKRITQKARAAGIHIIISTQTPKSEIITTTIRNNLSARIALKVNDANASRIILDESGAENLLGKGDMFFKNPNEGILNRLKSPYIPTEELDNILLTLKECYKTNE; encoded by the coding sequence ATGAATTATTATATAGATACTGTTACTGCTTTAATACAAGAGCAATTATCTCAAAATAAGAATGGAAAAACATTAATCCGTTTAGAAAATTTTAATTCCTTAGATTTTTATTTTCAATTGGGAAATATTTTAGAAAATTTTTCTAAGGAAAATAATATTCAATTACTTATTAAACTTTCTAAAAATAAATTTGAATATTTTAAGGAGGATTCTCCTAAAGAAATTATTAATTCCTTTATTGAAAAAAATTGGGTGGATACATATAATCAAATGACCCTTTGGAGAAATGAAATTATTTTAAATTCTTCCCTTGTTCTTCTTTTAGGAACAGAGGAAATTGAAGACAGAGGTGGACTAGAAGATTTCTTTAAAATTACGCCTGAAACTTTAGACTTAAATATCAAAGAAAATTATCATAAAATTTTTGAAGAAAAATTCTCTAAAATCTTAGCTGGAAATGAAAAAATTATAGATTCATTCTATAGAACAATTTTTTCTGTATATCCTAAAAATATTTTTAAAATTAGTTCCTTTGTAGATTCTTTAAATGAAAAGGAATTTTTTACTATGGATAAATTAATTGAAAAACTTTTTTCTTCCCTTTATGAGTGGTGGGGTATTCCTAATTTCTCTTTTTCAAAAACCTTAAGTAGAACTCATTTAAAAAATAAAAATAAAATTAAGGAATTAGAAACTGCTATTAACTTTAAAGAAAGAAAAATGTTTAGAAATTTAAGCAAACCTCAACTGGCTAAATTTCAAAAAAAAATAGAAGAATATAAAAGTGAGGAAGATTTTTCTCCCTACTATTCCTATGAAGATTTATCCTCTGATTTAATTAATTACATTGTAGGAAGAAATATAGAAGTTATTAAAGAAAATTTATTTCAAGTTGATTTTAATATTATTAAAAATATATTGGATCTAAAAATTACAACTCCTAAAAGTAAAACAATTGATAAGACAATTTATTTAAAGGGAGAACCTATTTTTGTATTTTATGAAGCCATTAATCAAGGATTAAAAAATTATTTAAGCAACAAAGATGAATCTCTAGATATTTCTAATATTTATATAGATATTACAGAAGTTGGTGTTGCCAATTGCGGTGATGGAGAGGAAAAAGAAAATACAATCTATAATTTTTGGAATAATCTTTGTAAAAATATAAAGGGATTAAAAACATTTATTAATAAAAGTGAACTTTTTCAATTTCCAATAAACTATTATGAAAAAGAGGAATTTTTTGAAATAGATGATTTACATATTTTAAAAGAGAAAAAAATAATCACAAAATTGTCTCCTAGTAAATCCTATTCCCATTTAGATATAAATATTATTATTGAAGATGTTGAAGAAAATAGAATTCTATATAAATTCCAATGGAAATTTACAAGTTTAGATTCTTGGTTTATGAATTTTTCTCAATTTACAGAGGATTTTCTAGAAAAAATAAAAGCTAAGGGGAGCTTTTATATTCCAATATTTGAAATGGAAAAAATCGATAATCTCAGTCAAAATAGCAATGATGGTAATGAATTTTTTAACTTTATTGAAAAAAATCAAAGTAATAATTCATATAATATTTTAGAATCTCATAATATTCCTGAATTTTTAGAGGATGATTTAACTCATTTTGGAAAAATGACATTTTCACTTATAAATGATTTAATTTATTTAGGCTTTTATAATTTAGTTAATAATAACCTTATTTTAGATTATATTAATAAATATAAAAAAATTCTAAATTTATGTCTAAAAGAACCCATAGAAGCTAGTGAAATGGAGAAAAAAGAATTTTTTAGAATTTTCCTTTATGCTTTTACCTATGTAAATAATTATAAATCTCTTTTAAGAGACGAGGTTCCTACAAATGCTTTAACCTCTCCTTTGCATCCTGCTCTTTTAGAAAAACTTTCTGAAAGACTAATTTTTATAAAAGATGCCTTAGAAGATAATTCTCCTATGGATAAAATTACAAACTTAACAACTATAGATTCAACCTTAGATATTCTTTTAGGAAAGGATTCCTATTTAATAACTAAAAAATCCTTTGGAAATTATTCTTTAATGACACCTTTTAAAGAAAATGATGCCCTTGAAAAACGTTTAGATTTTAACAGTATTTTAAAAAGAGAAAATGCTCTCACAGAGGATAATGATTCTGATTTATCAGCCTCTGAAAAATCTAAATATTTCCAAGATATTGTACAAAAATATATAGATATATTTCCTAGTTCTATGGATGGTCTAAAATTAGGATTTATTAATCCTGAAGAATTAGAACCTATTGTTAAATGTATTTGGGATATTAATAATATTTTAGATTTAGAAATTAATATTTCTCTATATATTTACATAAAAGAGGAAAATATAGGTGGAAAAAGTTATTTCGTCCATTGGATCAATGCCCTTTGTGATAAATTTAAAAAATTACAAATTCAGGTTTATTATACAACCCACTGTGATTTAGATAATTTAAACAGTAATTTAAACTCCTATTTACCAGAAGATATGGACATTATTTTCATTTCTGAGGCTTTAACAGATTCTGATTTGAAATTTAGTGAAGTTCAGAAAATTCAAATTGATGGTCTTGAAAATAAATTTCCTATGGTATATAAACCACTTCCATTTAACAGTAGTAACTTTAAAAGAGAAATTGAAATTACTCAAAATCAATTTCAAGTGGCAACTCTTCATTCAAAGCTTATAAATAAATATAAAAATAATATTAATTCCTCTGTAGAACTTGAAAAATCCCTTTTAAAGGAATTTAAATTAAAGGATTCCATGAAAGTTATCCTATCAGAAATTAAGAAAAAAGGAAACTGGATTGTTTCTATGGACAAGGGAATTGATAAACAACTTTTACAAGCTCTTGATTCTTGGGATATTTTAAGTATTGCCACAGGAAAAGGTAATTCAGGAGAACTTAATATTGTCATTGGTGCAGGTAGAAACCAATTGGAAAATATTAAAAATAAATTAGAAAATAGAATAACACATCTTTTTTCTAATTTAAAATATACTGAAGGATCTATAGATAATATTTTAAAAAATTGTTTTGATTATATACATAAACTTGATGGTATTAATATATTAAAAACCATGAGCCTTGATAATACTCAAATTAATAATTATATAGGATATTTAATGACCTATATGGAAATGGAAAAAAATGAAAAAAATTGGGGTCTAATCCCTCTTGATTTATATACTCACTGGTTTAATGGAGTAGATAATCGCCCTGACTATTTAGGTATTACCTATGAATTTAAAGATAACAAATTATATTTAACTTGTAATATTATAGAGTGTAAAGTGGCTAAAAAAAATCAAGTTCATATAAATAAAGCAAGTGATCAAATAAAGGCTGGTTATTCTGCTCTTATTAAAAATTTTGATCCTAAAATAAAAAATCTTGAAAAAAGATATTGGTTATTACAACTTTATAAGGCCTTTGTTTACTGTATGAGCACTAATAACGATGAAGATTATACAAAATTAACTGAAGAATTATTTTTAATTTTAAATGGTGAGTTTGAAATTAATTGGAAAGGCTCTGTATATACCTATTGGTTAAATGGAGATGATTTTGAAAAAAGAGAAACTTCTCTTATAAGTACAGATTTTCCTATTACTCATTATGAATTTCCAAAAAATATTTTTGGAAAATTTAAAATCGAAGTTCTAGAAGAAGAAGAAAGAAAGGAAAAGGTGATTCCAACTATGGTAGCTGAAGAAATTAAAAATACAACCTATGATAGGGAAATTAAAAATAGAATAAAAAATGCTCTATTACCTAATAATAATATAGAACATTTAGAGTTAGAAAGAGAATATGCCAATGAAATGCTAATTAAACTTTGTAAATTCTATAACGACAAAAAATGTGAAGTTGATCCAGGAGATTTTCTAATTGGACCAAGTATTATTAGACTTCGTATAAAATTACCTACTTCAACTAGTTTTGTAGATATTCAAAAAAAGGCTATAGATTTAAAATTAAACCTTCGATTAGATAAAAATCCTCATATTTTCCCTGATAAAGATGGTTTTGTATCCATTGATATTCCAAGAAAAGAACAGGGAATAATCCGTTTAGAAGATATTTTACCTTTAGAAGAGGATTTTAAAGATTCTTTAAAATTTATTCTAGGTATTAATGAAGAGGGTAAACCTATTTGGGTAGATTTATCTGATTCTAATACTACTCACCTTTTAGTAGCTGGTGCTTCTGGTGGAGGAAAATCTGTATTATTAAACTCTATAATCATTAATATTATGAGTAACTATACTCCAGATGAAGTTAAATTTATATTTATAGATCCTAAATATGTAGAGATGGGAATGTATAATGATTCACCTTTCCTATATAGAGAAATTATAACAGATATAGAAAATGCCATTGAAACTCTTGAAGAACTGACTCAAGAAATGGATGAAAGATATAAAGAATTTGCAAAGTATAGAGTTAAAGATATTGCCTCTTATAATAAAATAGCTAATAAAAAAATTCCTAGAATTGTAGTTGTTTTTGATGAATATGCTGATTTTATGGAAGAAAAAGAGTATAGAGAAGATTTAGAAAAATGTTTAAAAAGAATTACTCAAAAAGCAAGGGCTGCTGGTATACATATAATTATCTCCACTCAAACACCTAAAAGTGAAATTATAACTACAACTATTAGAAATAACTTAAGTGCTAGAATTGCTCTTAAGGTAAATGATGCCAATGCTTCTAGAATAATTTTAGATGAATCTGGAGCTGAAAACTTATTAGGTAAAGGTGATATGTTCTTTAAAAATCCAAATGAAGGTATTTTAAATAGATTAAAAAGTCCATATATTCCTACCGAGGAACTAGATAATATACTTTTAACATTAAAGGAGTGCTACAAAACTAATGAATAA
- a CDS encoding aminotransferase class V-fold PLP-dependent enzyme — translation MIYFDNAATTFPKMKSLYRDTMTLYEKFGTNFSRNHCPESLQLSNIFSNLKENIKKIFSVPSSFEVIINSSATFSANEILRGLDFSNIKNIYISPFEHNSIYRVLKDIEKNNNFNIETIPFDNFQLKKDELILNFMSKKPDLIICTHASNVFGNIIPIEEIFSLGKKYNSINILDGAQTGGVLDFSTITPLSDFIIFAGHKNLYGPSGIGGYIYNKSIHLNPLLHGGTGIKSEEINMPKDIPEKFQAGSPNTLGIIGLYLSTKELLEIGIENICKKKYENFNFLYETLENYDYDLKILSPKENNIGIISLTSCNHTPQEIEKLLNTYDIAVRVGLHCAPLAHIHMNTISSGGTIRMSIGYFNSSSDFEILDDTLNEIL, via the coding sequence ATGATTTATTTTGATAATGCTGCTACAACTTTTCCTAAAATGAAAAGTTTATATAGAGATACTATGACGCTTTATGAAAAATTTGGAACTAATTTTTCTAGGAATCACTGTCCTGAAAGTCTTCAATTAAGTAATATTTTTTCTAATCTTAAAGAAAATATTAAAAAAATATTTTCTGTCCCTTCCTCCTTTGAGGTTATTATAAATTCATCTGCTACTTTTTCAGCTAATGAAATTTTAAGAGGCCTTGACTTTTCTAATATAAAAAACATCTATATATCACCCTTTGAACATAATTCAATATATAGAGTGTTAAAAGATATTGAAAAAAATAATAATTTTAATATAGAAACTATTCCATTTGATAATTTCCAACTAAAAAAAGATGAATTAATCTTAAATTTTATGAGTAAAAAACCTGATTTAATAATATGCACCCACGCCTCTAATGTTTTTGGAAATATTATTCCTATTGAAGAAATATTTTCTTTAGGTAAAAAATATAATTCTATCAATATTTTAGATGGTGCTCAAACAGGAGGTGTTTTAGATTTTTCTACAATTACTCCTCTTTCTGATTTTATAATATTTGCAGGTCATAAAAACCTATATGGACCTAGTGGAATAGGTGGATATATTTACAATAAATCTATTCATTTAAATCCTTTGTTGCATGGGGGAACAGGTATTAAATCAGAAGAAATAAATATGCCTAAAGATATTCCTGAAAAGTTTCAAGCTGGAAGTCCAAATACTCTTGGAATAATTGGTTTATATCTTTCTACAAAGGAACTTCTAGAAATTGGGATTGAAAATATTTGCAAAAAAAAATATGAAAATTTCAATTTTCTATATGAAACTTTAGAAAATTATGATTATGACTTAAAAATTTTATCTCCTAAGGAAAATAATATTGGTATTATTTCTCTTACTAGTTGTAATCACACTCCTCAAGAAATTGAAAAATTATTAAACACTTATGATATAGCTGTTCGAGTAGGTCTTCACTGTGCTCCCTTAGCTCATATACATATGAATACCATTTCTTCTGGAGGCACAATTAGAATGTCTATAGGATATTTTAATTCTTCCTCTGATTTTGAGATCTTAGATGATACTTTAAATGAAATTTTATAA